The following proteins are co-located in the Pyrococcus abyssi GE5 genome:
- a CDS encoding V-type ATP synthase subunit C, producing MEWSTLTTIFDTSLAVVFTWVAYKTGQIIWKYTPYSYPNARIRAMEARLLTDQRFSELAESKSLQNFVVSLEDTDYGKRLTSLQSYNIEDVERALDLSLVDVIELMVKIMPKRIKGLFEIMLEEWDVRNIINVVKAKLSNMPPQDFIMPAGKMLQKVKAMAEAKTMEEMLVILEGTDYEEPLRRLLLNEITLQEFELELYKVHYSKLLRYVNSRKGEEKIIASEFVNMLIDYTNISTLLRAKLSSLAQEDIRKLIIPGGTLSKSTIEAMINSEDVVMALGELEGTKYGEVLREVREAVESGNIESVEIALRKYILRRMKELSQFYPLSVAVAVAYLLQKESEVRKLKAIAKLIEDGVKPEKIKEMVGELA from the coding sequence ATGGAATGGTCAACGCTAACGACGATCTTCGATACGAGCTTAGCCGTGGTTTTCACCTGGGTCGCCTATAAGACGGGCCAGATAATTTGGAAGTATACCCCATATTCTTATCCGAACGCAAGGATTCGCGCCATGGAGGCTAGATTATTAACCGACCAAAGATTTTCGGAGTTAGCTGAAAGTAAAAGTCTTCAGAATTTCGTTGTTAGTTTGGAAGATACCGACTATGGAAAGAGGTTAACCTCCCTTCAAAGCTACAATATCGAGGACGTTGAGAGGGCCCTCGACCTTAGCCTCGTTGATGTCATCGAGTTGATGGTTAAAATAATGCCGAAGAGGATTAAGGGTCTTTTTGAGATAATGCTTGAGGAATGGGACGTTAGGAATATAATCAACGTCGTAAAGGCTAAGCTTTCCAACATGCCTCCCCAGGATTTCATAATGCCTGCAGGTAAGATGTTGCAGAAGGTTAAGGCCATGGCCGAGGCTAAAACTATGGAAGAAATGCTCGTAATCCTTGAGGGCACGGACTACGAGGAACCTCTGAGGAGGCTACTCCTAAATGAGATAACCCTTCAGGAGTTTGAGCTTGAGCTGTACAAGGTGCATTACTCAAAACTCTTGAGGTACGTAAACTCTAGAAAGGGAGAAGAGAAAATCATCGCAAGTGAATTCGTGAACATGTTGATTGATTACACTAACATCTCGACGCTTTTGAGGGCCAAGCTCTCTTCCCTGGCCCAGGAGGACATCAGGAAGCTAATTATTCCTGGGGGCACTCTTAGTAAATCCACGATTGAGGCTATGATAAACAGCGAGGACGTTGTAATGGCCTTGGGAGAGCTTGAGGGAACGAAGTACGGCGAAGTCCTTAGGGAAGTTAGGGAAGCAGTTGAGAGTGGGAACATAGAGAGCGTTGAAATCGCTTTAAGAAAATACATCCTCAGAAGGATGAAAGAGCTATCTCAGTTCTATCCCCTAAGCGTGGCCGTGGCGGTAGCTTATCTACTCCAGAAGGAAAGCGAAGTTAGGAAGTTAAAGGCGATAGCAAAGCTAATAGAAGATGGTGTTAAGCCTGAGAAAATCAAGGAAATGGTAGGTGAGCTGGCATGA
- a CDS encoding V-type ATP synthase subunit E: protein MSGAELIIQEINREAERKIEYILNEAREEAEKIKEEAKRRAESKAEWILRRAKTQAELEKQRIIANARLEVRRKRLAVQEEIIRNVLDEVRKRLQEMPEEEYFESIKALLKEAVEELKEGKVRVYSNERTLALISSRIEEIRDYLGSISIEIGSAISTMGGVIVETEDGRIRIDNTFEARMERFEGEIRAKIAKVLFGG, encoded by the coding sequence ATGAGCGGTGCTGAGCTAATAATTCAGGAGATAAACAGGGAAGCCGAAAGGAAGATAGAATATATCTTAAACGAGGCAAGGGAGGAGGCGGAGAAGATAAAGGAAGAAGCTAAAAGGAGGGCAGAATCCAAGGCCGAGTGGATACTGAGGAGGGCGAAAACTCAGGCCGAGCTTGAGAAGCAGAGGATAATAGCTAATGCGAGGCTCGAAGTCAGGAGAAAGAGATTAGCCGTTCAGGAAGAGATTATAAGGAATGTGCTCGACGAAGTAAGAAAGAGACTTCAAGAGATGCCCGAAGAAGAGTACTTTGAATCAATAAAGGCTCTCCTAAAAGAGGCAGTTGAAGAGCTTAAGGAAGGGAAGGTCAGGGTGTACTCTAATGAAAGAACCCTCGCGCTAATAAGCTCGAGGATAGAGGAGATAAGGGATTACCTGGGGAGTATTTCCATAGAAATTGGAAGCGCCATAAGCACCATGGGCGGGGTTATAGTGGAGACGGAGGATGGCAGGATTAGAATTGACAACACATTTGAGGCTAGGATGGAGAGGTTTGAGGGTGAGATTAGAGCTAAGATAGCAAAGGTTCTCTTTGGGGGATAA
- a CDS encoding ATP synthase subunit K (produces ATP from ADP in the presence of a proton gradient across the membrane; the K subunit is a nonenzymatic component which binds the dimeric form by interacting with the G and E subunits) yields the protein MEPIVYVALGMALGAGLAGAASSFGVGIAGAAAAGAVAEDEKNFRNALILQGLPMTQSIYGLITLFLIGMTAGIIGGGGFKFSNDLISSAILFGAGLLVGLTGLSAIPQGIIASSGIGAVSKNPRTFTQNLIFAAMAETMAIFGLVGAIILIMSL from the coding sequence ATGGAGCCGATAGTTTACGTTGCCCTTGGAATGGCTCTCGGAGCTGGACTAGCTGGAGCCGCCTCATCGTTTGGTGTCGGTATAGCTGGAGCTGCTGCCGCTGGAGCCGTTGCCGAGGATGAGAAGAACTTCAGAAATGCACTAATCCTCCAGGGTCTACCAATGACCCAGAGTATCTACGGTCTAATTACGCTCTTCCTGATAGGAATGACCGCAGGGATAATAGGTGGAGGTGGCTTTAAGTTCTCAAATGACCTTATCAGTAGTGCAATACTCTTTGGAGCAGGACTACTTGTAGGTTTGACTGGCCTCTCCGCAATCCCCCAGGGAATCATAGCCAGCTCTGGAATTGGTGCGGTAAGTAAGAATCCAAGAACATTCACGCAGAACTTGATATTTGCTGCTATGGCTGAGACGATGGCTATCTTCGGTTTGGTAGGTGCTATAATCCTAATAATGAGCCTCTGA
- a CDS encoding V-type ATP synthase subunit I: MFKPEEIVKVEIITLARFRDTLLTYLHEMGVAQLDEVPIEGIQRDTPNEFYRKATSYSITLSRLIDTVKHYLPPRKGGIKEFIFPEEKKKRKYKYRGIEELIKDVEKFLGEAEPKIREVESEVSRLNNEISALKDSLNALELLSSLNIEIENLRGRSFLSVEVGLVDREKVENLIKELEEIAEGRVFTLRKDLAAKSLLVVVSLRKDSGKVISLLAKYGFEKIEIPEGEGLPKDLIPKYIERIKGKEKELEDVKLKGREIAEKYYEDLVFYKELMDNEREKSNFLSYLVRTEMTFGLLAWVPKKDVEKVVEGVKRITNGIAYIEVREPSEEEIENVPVKLKNPEFISHFEMLTEMYGVPKYNEIDPTPILAFTYSFFFGFMLTDFVYGLLLGVISALLVKGHSKLKDGTWKFAKIMLWASAFTMVLGILFGSYCGNLLDMAGVKVPRLLDTMSEALTVLVMALAIGLGHLFTGYILGFIVNWKNGDKRAAILEQLPWVFIIIGITLFALSSKLGIPQIAFKAVFGVGLALFVVGEIVNNKGMAVLLTISDFFGFIGNWLSYARLMALALATSGIALVINIIANMVWGLKIGPIPLGILIGIVILIGGHIFSTAINALGAFVHALRLHYVEFFGTFYSGEGRKFEPFAAKREVSELEIES, encoded by the coding sequence ATGTTCAAACCAGAGGAAATTGTAAAAGTGGAGATAATAACGCTAGCTAGGTTTAGGGACACCCTTTTAACGTACCTTCATGAGATGGGAGTGGCTCAACTCGATGAAGTTCCAATTGAGGGCATCCAAAGGGATACCCCAAACGAGTTCTATAGAAAGGCAACCTCGTACAGCATAACCCTATCAAGGCTCATCGATACTGTTAAGCACTATCTCCCGCCCAGAAAAGGTGGAATAAAGGAGTTTATATTCCCAGAAGAGAAGAAGAAAAGGAAGTACAAGTACAGGGGAATTGAAGAATTAATAAAAGACGTTGAGAAGTTCTTAGGGGAGGCTGAGCCTAAGATTAGGGAAGTCGAAAGCGAAGTTTCGAGGTTGAACAATGAGATATCTGCCCTTAAAGATTCTCTAAACGCTTTAGAATTACTTTCGTCGTTAAACATTGAGATAGAAAACCTGAGGGGTAGGTCATTCCTAAGCGTTGAAGTTGGCCTAGTTGACAGGGAAAAAGTCGAAAATCTAATCAAGGAACTCGAGGAGATAGCCGAAGGTAGGGTTTTCACGCTTAGAAAGGACTTGGCTGCAAAATCCCTTCTAGTCGTCGTATCCTTGAGAAAGGATTCAGGCAAAGTTATATCGCTTCTTGCAAAGTACGGCTTTGAGAAGATCGAAATCCCTGAGGGAGAAGGCCTACCTAAGGATCTCATTCCAAAATATATAGAGAGAATTAAAGGGAAGGAGAAAGAACTCGAAGATGTAAAACTCAAGGGAAGGGAGATAGCCGAGAAGTACTACGAGGACTTGGTGTTCTACAAGGAACTTATGGACAATGAGAGAGAGAAGAGCAACTTTCTCTCATACTTAGTTAGGACCGAGATGACCTTTGGATTGCTGGCTTGGGTGCCAAAGAAGGACGTTGAGAAAGTAGTTGAGGGAGTTAAGAGGATAACTAACGGGATAGCATATATAGAAGTTAGGGAACCGAGTGAAGAAGAAATCGAGAATGTTCCAGTCAAGCTGAAGAATCCGGAATTCATAAGCCACTTTGAGATGCTTACCGAGATGTACGGGGTTCCCAAGTACAACGAAATAGACCCAACACCGATATTAGCGTTCACGTATTCATTCTTCTTCGGTTTTATGCTTACAGATTTCGTCTATGGATTGTTGCTCGGTGTAATCTCGGCTTTGCTCGTAAAGGGGCACTCGAAGCTTAAGGACGGAACATGGAAGTTCGCCAAGATAATGCTATGGGCTTCCGCATTTACAATGGTTCTTGGAATACTGTTCGGTAGCTATTGTGGAAACCTACTTGACATGGCGGGCGTTAAGGTTCCAAGGCTACTAGATACGATGAGCGAGGCTTTAACGGTGTTAGTGATGGCCTTGGCTATAGGATTAGGTCATCTATTCACGGGTTATATCCTCGGCTTCATAGTTAACTGGAAGAATGGAGACAAGAGGGCCGCAATCCTGGAGCAACTTCCATGGGTATTCATAATAATAGGAATTACACTGTTCGCCCTATCTTCCAAGTTAGGAATTCCTCAGATCGCTTTCAAGGCAGTCTTCGGAGTTGGTTTAGCCCTCTTCGTCGTAGGGGAAATAGTGAACAACAAGGGAATGGCAGTCTTGCTCACAATCTCGGACTTCTTCGGCTTCATTGGAAATTGGCTGAGCTATGCCAGACTAATGGCCTTGGCCTTAGCAACCTCTGGAATAGCCTTGGTGATAAACATCATAGCCAACATGGTTTGGGGCCTTAAGATAGGCCCAATCCCCCTTGGCATCTTGATTGGAATAGTAATCCTAATCGGTGGACACATATTCTCGACCGCAATAAACGCGCTTGGGGCTTTCGTTCACGCTCTCCGTCTTCACTATGTGGAGTTTTTCGGAACGTTTTACTCGGGTGAGGGTAGGAAGTTTGAACCGTTTGCGGCTAAAAGGGAAGTCTCTGAGTTGGAGATAGAAAGCTGA
- a CDS encoding V-type ATP synthase subunit H: MEDVLREIIKAERDAEERIERAKEEAKAIIRKAREEARKIEEETLKKAEEEAQKLIESKKKEGEEEAKRIMSEGEAEISEILSKARDSEKFEKAVSECLKIIRGI; encoded by the coding sequence ATGGAGGACGTGCTCAGGGAGATCATTAAGGCTGAGAGAGATGCAGAGGAAAGAATTGAGAGGGCCAAGGAAGAGGCAAAGGCTATCATCAGAAAGGCTAGAGAAGAAGCTAGAAAAATTGAAGAGGAAACACTTAAGAAGGCTGAAGAGGAGGCCCAAAAGCTCATTGAAAGCAAAAAGAAGGAAGGAGAAGAGGAAGCCAAAAGGATTATGTCCGAGGGAGAAGCTGAAATAAGCGAAATTCTATCAAAAGCAAGAGATAGTGAGAAGTTCGAAAAGGCCGTTTCTGAGTGTCTAAAAATTATAAGAGGGATTTAA
- a CDS encoding potassium channel family protein gives MYIIIMGAGRIGTLVARMLESEGHDVAIIEMNRERAREISEYVSGLVIEGDATDQKVLENANIKNADAFAALTGRDDANILACILAKHLNPKIMTILRITDPGKKKIFEEVKELKRYFDIVVSPEDIAANYIFRTLVTPGFDRVLLPREGAEIIQFQVNEDCEVAGKPIKELNLPKDSLIIAVYDEKGNLVIPSGDTVIPKKGQVIIFAKNSALQDVKKIMEKKREE, from the coding sequence ATGTACATAATAATCATGGGCGCCGGAAGGATAGGAACCCTAGTTGCAAGGATGCTTGAAAGCGAGGGGCATGACGTTGCGATAATCGAGATGAATAGGGAGAGGGCTAGGGAGATATCAGAGTACGTATCTGGGTTAGTTATTGAGGGCGATGCCACGGATCAGAAGGTTCTTGAAAATGCAAACATTAAGAACGCGGATGCATTTGCTGCCTTAACCGGAAGGGATGATGCAAATATTCTCGCATGCATCTTAGCGAAGCACCTTAATCCAAAGATAATGACAATTCTAAGAATCACCGACCCAGGAAAGAAGAAGATATTTGAAGAAGTGAAAGAACTGAAGAGGTACTTTGACATAGTCGTTTCCCCAGAGGATATAGCGGCCAACTACATCTTTAGGACTTTGGTTACTCCTGGGTTTGATAGGGTTCTTCTTCCAAGGGAAGGAGCTGAAATCATTCAGTTCCAGGTTAATGAAGACTGTGAAGTCGCTGGAAAGCCTATTAAAGAGCTTAACTTGCCCAAAGATTCCTTAATAATAGCGGTGTACGATGAGAAGGGCAACCTCGTTATTCCTTCTGGAGACACTGTTATACCTAAGAAAGGACAAGTAATAATCTTCGCAAAGAACTCGGCTTTGCAAGACGTTAAAAAGATAATGGAGAAGAAAAGGGAAGAATAA
- a CDS encoding preprotein translocase subunit SecD — translation MNWKKILLNGRVILLTLFLIMSIVSLATRGLTFGLDISGGISITVKLEKPVDTQTMEQVRIALEQRLNALGVKDITIEPWGNQFVLVKVAGVNEEEANQLVETIERQGVFYAEFQGVIFATGKDILNVGSVSYDPRQSAWVVPFRLSKDAAEKFAKLALGKAGYPVDMFLDPPVNSTLVVSKDFYDALNSPRFMFEGNMTLAERIEKAFNIKIIKYNNQTAQEIAKIAKGSEKVLLVDVDGNLEKQLKALGLKVEVWKRGNDEDMESFVRRVLRLYGPYRVGEGLATGRASTEVMISIGGSQNDLKARNDAQVVAVVLRSGSLPVKLSIERIDYISPKLGEDFKRQVLIAGIAALLVVGAIVYLHYRKLKIAIPVMFTSFSEVLIILGIASIIRWNLDLPSIAGIIAAIGTGVDQQIVITDELLGDVTAGKKRIVKRSGILKRMGRAFFIILASASTTIVAMSFLFKFFVGGLRGFAFTTILGILIGILITRPAYGEIAKVLIGERR, via the coding sequence ATGAATTGGAAGAAAATCCTTCTCAATGGTAGGGTTATACTGCTCACCCTCTTCCTTATAATGTCAATTGTGTCACTAGCTACTAGGGGTCTGACCTTCGGTCTCGATATAAGCGGTGGTATATCCATAACCGTGAAGTTGGAAAAGCCCGTTGATACCCAAACGATGGAGCAGGTGAGGATAGCTTTAGAGCAGAGGTTAAATGCCTTAGGTGTTAAGGACATAACCATAGAACCCTGGGGCAATCAGTTCGTTCTCGTAAAGGTAGCTGGTGTGAATGAGGAGGAGGCAAATCAGCTCGTGGAGACAATAGAGAGGCAAGGTGTGTTCTACGCTGAATTCCAGGGAGTTATATTCGCGACGGGCAAGGATATACTGAACGTTGGTAGCGTAAGCTATGACCCTCGGCAATCCGCTTGGGTCGTGCCGTTCAGACTTTCTAAGGATGCCGCCGAGAAGTTCGCTAAGTTGGCTTTAGGCAAGGCTGGTTATCCCGTTGACATGTTCCTAGATCCTCCTGTCAATTCAACCTTGGTTGTTTCTAAGGACTTCTATGACGCGCTGAACTCTCCTAGGTTCATGTTTGAGGGTAACATGACATTGGCCGAGAGGATAGAGAAGGCGTTCAACATAAAGATAATCAAATACAATAACCAGACGGCCCAGGAAATCGCTAAGATAGCGAAAGGTAGTGAGAAAGTCCTTCTAGTCGATGTTGATGGCAACTTGGAGAAGCAGCTTAAAGCCCTTGGCTTGAAGGTTGAGGTTTGGAAGAGGGGCAATGATGAAGACATGGAGAGCTTTGTGAGAAGGGTTCTTCGCCTATATGGTCCCTATAGGGTGGGTGAAGGCCTGGCAACTGGAAGGGCAAGTACTGAGGTTATGATATCAATTGGAGGTTCACAGAATGATCTAAAGGCTAGGAACGATGCCCAAGTTGTTGCCGTTGTTCTTAGGAGTGGTTCCCTTCCGGTTAAACTGTCTATAGAGAGAATTGATTATATATCCCCTAAGCTCGGCGAAGACTTCAAAAGGCAAGTTCTAATAGCTGGGATAGCTGCCCTCCTAGTCGTTGGAGCCATAGTTTACCTCCACTATAGGAAACTCAAGATAGCTATTCCGGTTATGTTCACGAGCTTTAGTGAAGTTCTAATAATCCTGGGGATAGCCTCGATAATACGATGGAACCTTGATCTCCCTAGTATAGCTGGAATAATAGCGGCCATCGGTACTGGAGTTGATCAGCAAATAGTAATAACGGACGAGCTTCTTGGCGACGTGACGGCAGGTAAAAAGAGGATAGTTAAGAGGAGTGGAATCCTCAAGAGGATGGGAAGGGCATTCTTCATAATCCTAGCTTCAGCATCAACGACTATAGTTGCCATGAGCTTCCTCTTCAAGTTCTTCGTTGGTGGATTAAGGGGTTTTGCCTTCACGACGATACTAGGAATACTAATTGGAATACTCATTACTAGGCCCGCCTACGGTGAGATAGCGAAAGTCTTGATAGGAGAGAGGAGGTGA
- a CDS encoding protein translocase subunit SecF, translating to MIKEKLKILVEMEPRKMVLYPLIVFILALIVIAATYIKTGSPVKEGIELKGGSVISLQGVNADPDELASEIRKLGVDANVERFTGITGGSGIRIYIPAGEDVKKVQDFLKKKFPGVEPQITVIGPTFGEMVREQGIKAITYAFIGMAIVVFLFFRILVPSLTVVFSAFSDMVIAVALMNIFGIELSQATIAALLMLIGYSVDSNILLTTRLLKRKEFTVEEAYYSSLRTGFTMSTTTLGALISLWLFSTAKVIDDIASVLVFGLLADFMNTWILNAGVLRMYIAKREGKK from the coding sequence GTGATCAAAGAGAAGCTGAAAATCCTAGTTGAGATGGAACCTAGAAAGATGGTCCTCTACCCTCTAATAGTTTTCATTCTGGCATTGATAGTGATAGCCGCAACTTATATTAAGACTGGCAGTCCTGTAAAGGAAGGAATTGAGTTGAAGGGGGGCTCTGTAATAAGTTTACAGGGTGTAAATGCAGATCCGGATGAATTGGCTTCCGAGATAAGGAAGCTCGGTGTAGATGCTAATGTTGAAAGGTTCACTGGCATAACTGGAGGAAGTGGAATCAGAATTTACATTCCAGCTGGCGAGGACGTTAAGAAAGTTCAAGACTTCCTCAAGAAGAAATTCCCAGGAGTTGAGCCTCAGATAACAGTTATAGGGCCAACTTTCGGTGAGATGGTTAGGGAGCAGGGAATTAAGGCTATAACGTACGCTTTCATTGGCATGGCAATCGTCGTGTTCCTGTTCTTTAGGATCCTCGTTCCCTCGTTAACGGTAGTTTTCTCGGCATTCTCCGATATGGTTATAGCTGTAGCCTTAATGAACATCTTTGGTATAGAGCTAAGCCAAGCAACGATCGCCGCACTTTTAATGCTCATAGGTTACTCCGTAGATAGCAATATCCTCCTTACAACGAGGCTATTAAAGAGGAAGGAATTCACCGTGGAAGAGGCCTATTATTCATCCCTTAGGACTGGCTTCACGATGTCCACGACAACTTTAGGGGCCTTAATATCGCTTTGGCTGTTCTCAACGGCCAAGGTTATTGATGATATAGCCTCTGTTCTAGTCTTTGGATTATTGGCCGACTTCATGAACACTTGGATTTTGAACGCGGGTGTATTGAGGATGTATATAGCTAAGAGGGAGGGTAAGAAATGA
- the kae1 gene encoding KEOPS complex N(6)-L-threonylcarbamoyladenine synthase Kae1 translates to MLALGIEGTAHTLGIGIVSEDKVLANVFDTLTTEKGGIHPKEAAEHHARLMKPLLRKALSEAGVSLDDIDVIAFSQGPGLGPALRVVATAARALAVKYRKPIVGVNHCIAHVEITKMFGVKDPVGLYVSGGNTQVLALEGGRYRVFGETLDIGIGNAIDVFARELGLGFPGGPKVEKLAEKGEKYIELPYAVKGMDLSFSGLLTEAIRKYRSGKYRVEDLAYSFQETAFAALVEVTERAVAHTEKDEVVLVGGVAANNRLREMLRIMTEDRGIKFFVPPYDLCRDNGAMIAYTGLRMYKAGISFRLEETIVKQKFRTDEVEIVW, encoded by the coding sequence ATGCTAGCCCTGGGCATTGAGGGGACGGCACACACATTGGGAATAGGAATAGTTTCGGAAGATAAAGTATTAGCAAATGTTTTTGACACATTAACAACTGAAAAGGGAGGAATTCATCCCAAAGAAGCTGCAGAGCATCATGCTAGGTTAATGAAGCCCTTGTTGAGGAAAGCATTATCTGAGGCTGGAGTTTCGTTGGATGATATAGACGTTATAGCGTTCTCCCAGGGACCAGGATTGGGACCCGCACTTAGGGTTGTCGCTACGGCGGCGAGGGCTTTGGCGGTTAAATATAGGAAACCGATAGTTGGGGTAAACCACTGTATAGCCCATGTAGAGATAACAAAGATGTTCGGAGTGAAAGACCCAGTTGGCCTTTATGTTAGTGGCGGGAACACCCAAGTTCTGGCCCTTGAAGGAGGAAGGTATAGGGTATTTGGAGAGACCCTAGATATAGGAATCGGAAACGCCATAGATGTCTTTGCAAGGGAACTCGGATTGGGGTTCCCTGGGGGGCCAAAGGTAGAGAAGCTAGCAGAGAAAGGGGAGAAATACATTGAGTTACCATATGCCGTTAAAGGCATGGACTTAAGCTTTTCTGGACTCTTAACGGAAGCCATTAGGAAGTATAGAAGTGGAAAATACAGGGTAGAGGATTTAGCGTATTCATTTCAGGAAACTGCATTTGCGGCATTAGTTGAGGTAACGGAAAGGGCAGTTGCCCACACGGAAAAAGATGAGGTAGTCCTCGTTGGAGGGGTTGCAGCGAACAATAGGCTTAGGGAAATGCTCAGAATAATGACAGAGGATAGAGGTATAAAGTTCTTCGTCCCTCCTTATGACTTGTGCCGGGATAATGGGGCCATGATAGCCTATACAGGCTTAAGGATGTATAAGGCGGGAATCAGCTTCAGGCTTGAGGAAACTATAGTCAAGCAGAAGTTCAGGACTGATGAGGTGGAGATTGTATGGTAA
- a CDS encoding DUF835 domain-containing protein, whose product MVNPISLAYRLIIFVIFAFLSYYVFLKLRKSPEEFKSMFIRGFIFLLIAAIVRAIDVLYLFIKVPYYSWIHIGGHILVMAGITYTYVEFIQNLERFFFPKEPTFREEKAFLATSFEEVLPLMKGRNVLAITRDPDRFLNKASRIIWVTSSGENGVPPTSLHVLLDLSIRFANENRGGVIILDCLEFLILYNGFNSVFKFLTNLKDNITIRGGILVIIVAPKALGEREMNMLKREFRPIITSS is encoded by the coding sequence ATGGTAAATCCAATTTCATTGGCGTATAGGCTTATAATTTTCGTAATTTTTGCGTTTCTCTCATACTACGTATTTTTAAAACTCAGAAAATCACCAGAAGAGTTTAAATCTATGTTCATTAGAGGCTTTATCTTCTTATTAATAGCAGCTATTGTTAGGGCCATAGATGTGCTCTACCTTTTTATCAAAGTTCCGTACTACTCCTGGATACATATAGGTGGACATATTCTTGTCATGGCGGGTATTACTTACACATATGTTGAGTTCATACAGAACTTAGAGAGGTTTTTCTTCCCCAAAGAGCCAACATTTAGGGAAGAAAAAGCATTTCTGGCCACTTCCTTTGAAGAAGTGCTTCCCCTAATGAAGGGTCGAAACGTTCTTGCGATAACTAGAGACCCAGATAGGTTCTTGAATAAGGCATCCAGGATAATTTGGGTCACAAGTAGCGGTGAGAATGGAGTTCCCCCAACATCTCTCCACGTTCTCCTAGATCTCTCAATTAGGTTTGCAAATGAAAATAGAGGTGGAGTAATAATCTTAGACTGCCTAGAGTTTCTAATCCTGTATAATGGGTTTAACAGCGTTTTTAAATTCTTGACTAATCTTAAAGATAACATAACTATAAGAGGAGGAATCCTCGTCATAATAGTGGCTCCAAAGGCGCTTGGAGAAAGGGAGATGAACATGCTAAAGAGAGAATTCAGACCAATCATTACTTCAAGTTGA
- a CDS encoding lysylphosphatidylglycerol synthase transmembrane domain-containing protein, producing the protein MAKRYLLIGAGILIVIILLWWAGVRETLDLILTANPKFLLLAIIMYCISVLTWALRWATFLKSAKVSVSFLRVIEGVFIGIFLNNLTPGARTGGEAVKVLFIKKSSQNGSYSKVFATVMADRILDVIPVIAFMVLAFLYALTLHVKVLLIILGISALILTLIVLITTLLSVKEKYALSFLLKLFRLFKRIFPSKLTYTEETIREKLLKEFREFKATLIVLAKEKRRLASTLLYSFVLWLADIMKTYFVFLSLGSEVNLFQVLLVRMASMAVAMISVIPGGIGISEAVQSGLFLAIGIEKTVAVSVTMLDRLISFWTPTLIGGALAFKNKDVFSST; encoded by the coding sequence ATGGCGAAGAGATATCTACTTATAGGGGCAGGCATTTTAATAGTAATAATCCTGCTCTGGTGGGCTGGGGTTAGGGAAACCCTTGACCTAATTCTCACGGCAAATCCGAAGTTTTTGCTCTTGGCCATTATTATGTATTGCATCTCGGTTTTGACATGGGCTCTAAGGTGGGCCACTTTCTTAAAGAGTGCCAAGGTCAGCGTTTCATTTCTGAGAGTAATAGAGGGTGTTTTTATAGGGATATTCCTTAACAATTTGACCCCTGGTGCCAGAACTGGTGGGGAAGCGGTAAAGGTTCTCTTCATAAAGAAGTCTTCTCAAAATGGTTCCTACTCTAAGGTTTTTGCGACGGTCATGGCCGATAGAATTCTCGATGTTATCCCTGTAATAGCTTTCATGGTGTTGGCGTTTCTATATGCCCTAACCCTTCACGTGAAAGTGTTATTAATAATCCTGGGTATATCCGCCCTAATTCTAACTCTGATCGTGTTAATAACGACTTTGCTCTCTGTGAAGGAAAAATATGCTCTTTCATTCTTGTTAAAGCTGTTTAGGCTATTCAAGAGGATTTTTCCATCGAAGCTCACGTACACGGAAGAAACAATTAGGGAGAAGCTTTTAAAAGAGTTCAGGGAATTTAAAGCAACTCTTATAGTTCTGGCCAAGGAGAAAAGGAGACTCGCTTCAACTCTCCTGTATTCATTTGTCCTGTGGTTGGCCGATATAATGAAGACGTACTTCGTGTTTCTAAGCTTGGGTAGTGAGGTTAATCTTTTCCAAGTTTTACTCGTTAGAATGGCCTCTATGGCCGTTGCAATGATAAGCGTTATTCCTGGGGGTATAGGAATTAGCGAAGCTGTTCAGTCGGGATTATTCCTGGCCATAGGTATTGAGAAAACTGTTGCCGTTTCCGTTACGATGCTTGATAGGTTAATCTCTTTCTGGACCCCGACCTTGATAGGAGGGGCCCTAGCTTTTAAGAATAAGGATGTATTTAGCTCAACTTGA